The Ziziphus jujuba cultivar Dongzao chromosome 12, ASM3175591v1 sequence GGTTTCTTTACATGTCACTTTCACCAATTTAGCATTTTCCTAAGCAAACGCTCAGCTACATTTTCAGCCATGGCCAGTCGACCACCTGTTCCCAGACTGCATTGGTATTGTCTGAGTTACGACCAAAGAGTCTGTGTGAGCCTGCTGATCCAACCTACTTTGCAAGAAGCATGTAAATTATAGTGTATACAGCTTGTAATCCAAGTGTTATTTAGCAGggacaaagtttttttttttttttttttttttttaaatatttgctgAGTATTCATTTATAGTTTATATTTAAATGCAAATAGTAATGAATCACATTAATTTAAAGATAATATGTCAATTCATTCATATTGACATCCAGATACACTCTAagcaataatattaattattataaacaaaattttgaatactAAATAATACGACATTATTTTATTAGGTTCACTATTGTAAATATTTATGAACCGATAACAAATTACTACATTAGTATCTAGTATCaaaaattttgtaaacaaattatttgttcGGAACTTCGGATGGTCCAAAGAAAATTATGTTTTGGGACGCCATAACAAAATTATGTAATCATAAATTATGACCCTTAAATTTGAAAGGATGAAGTCACCGCCGCGCGAAGTAACGGTGCCAGTGTGCCACTCTGACACTCAACAAGAGGCCTGAACAAAGTGTTTGAAATATTTGTAACATCTTGTTGcacatttcaaaattttttttttctttctttattctaATAATTTTCCCAAAATCTCAATTTTAGTTCACTCTGCAACTGCGAGTTGGGAGCTTTTTAGTCTGGTTCATCAATGGCGAACCTTCCTATTGTCCAATTCgaagagaaaattttagaaacGGTGGAACAGCATCCAGTTGTGGTTCTAATCGGAGAGACCGGTTCGGGAAAGAGCACGCAACTCTCTCAGATGCTGCACCGAAGAGGCTATACCAAATCTGGAATCATCGGCGTCACTCAGCCGCGCCGAGTTGCCGCAGTCTCCGTCGCAAGGTACAGCGTTAAACAACCATTTCTTTGTTTCATCGGCTTGTGTTATTGATTTTGGTGGTGATTTTCAACTCGTGCTCGTTGGAATATGTacaatttttagggtttttaggATTTAGGGCTGATAGATTGAAAattagttttctattttcttgAAATTTAGATTAAGCGTAAAAGTTCCCCTTAGCTTGTCATGTTACTTAATTAAGTTGAGacttatatagataaaataaaattattggcAACATTTTTATGTAGGTTATTTTCTGAGTTGCTGATTTTGGACCAACattatgaatttttctttttatcttcttgtatatgtatgtatgtatatatatatatatatttttttttttttttttactttccacAGACGTGTTGCACAGGAGCTTGATGTTCCTCTTGGTGAGGAAGTTGGATATGCCATCAGATTTGAAGATAGAACCTCAGAAAGAACCCGCATAAAGTAAGACTATtggtttaatttcaattttctagCCAGTTTGTATGCTATTAAATCTGTTTGAGCTCTTACTGTCGATTTGTAAAATTGATCAGATACCTTACTGATGGAGTTATGCTTCGTGAAAGCCTGGCGAATCCAGAGCTTAATGAATATTCGGTTATAATACTAGATGAAGCTCATGAAAGGAGTCTAAACACGTAAGTTTTACCATCTATTTTCATCTTATGTGTTTCTGAGTTAAacctttgttaaatttaaacatttaaacttccGCATCTTTGTTACTTGTTTCTTTACTCCTTTGCAATATATGTAAAATGTAAaaagtttctattttttctatTCCAGAGACATATTGCTGGGATTGATGAAACGCTTGGTTAAACGGCCTGCCTCAAATTTAAAAGTTCTCATTACTTCAGCTACTCTTGATGGTGATAAAGTATCAAAATTCTTTTCAAATTGCCCTGTAATGACTGTTCCAGGGAAGTTATACCCTGTTGAAATATTGTACAGCAAGGAGCGTCCCAAAAGCTATCTGGAGACATCTTTAAAAACAGCTCTTGGTATGATTAGGAATTTAGTTTACTTATTGAAGTATGATTTATGTCCATTCTTTCATTTCCATTGCagcttctttaattatttttctaaacctTTCTTGTTTTATCGTTACACTTATGGGAATACTTGGTATGGTAGCACCTTAGGAGAGAACAAAGGGGCTCATTTCCTTTCTATGTTGACTTAAGATTCCTTATGTTGATCAAATTTAGGGATCGGAAACTTGTTTTCCTTGATACTCCTCTTCAATTTCGAAAGTTGCAATTATTAATGAGATTGTAACAACTATGTGTCTTTTTGTAGATATACATATTAAGGAACCAGAAGGTGATGTCTTAATATTTATGACTGGACAGGTGtgatatctctctctctctctggggAGTGCATTCAGTCTACCCCATTTGTTTGTGAAAATTGGTTTGtaattttgatttgtttgttgttaatgcatcaatttataaaaaaatgttccACTATATGTAGGATGATATAGAGAAGTTGGTTTCAAAATTAGAAGAGAAAATCAGAAGCCTGGAGGAAGGATCTTGCATGGATGCCATAATCCTTCCCCTTCATGGTTCTTTGCCGCCTGAAATGCAGGCAAGTCTTTAGTACTTATATATTTGATGTCTTTTAAACACCCATATTATTTCTCTGTCTTAATGCTAATATTTGCTGTGGTCACACAGGTACGTGTGTTTAGCCCTCCGCCACCAAACTGTAGGCGAATAATTGTTGCCACAAACATTGCTGAAACTTCTCTGACTGTGGATGGTGTTGTGTAAGAGAACCATTGTAGAAGATTATCGatcagtttttattttctcaGTTTTGAATTAATATTCTCATCATTGTTTGCTTGATGCTAAACTATATTCtgattcttttaatttatgTCAATGTTAGGTATGTTATTGATTCTGGTTATGTTAAGCAAAGGCAGTACAACCCATCAACTGGCATGTACTCTCTTGATGTTGTTCAAATTAGCAAGTATGGAGCTGATCTTTCATGGTTCAATATTGCTTTATCATTACCATCCTTCAATTTGAATTTATCTTTGTATCTGTGTGTTTTGCACTGATTTAGTTCAGTCATGTTTTCCTTCATTAAAcattgttttctctttttttctttctctcactTGGGACATTTTCTAATTTTGTATATGATTTTGATGAGCAAGTAAAAGGGGTATGAATTTCCATGCTCCTTCCTgtaacaattaaattaatttttcttcttcttgttcttcctcATTCATACTCATTGCCCATTTTATGATAAGCTTTCAAGGTTTTTAATGCTAAGATGAGTTGTAGTCTTGATTTAACTTCCTGATATATGTGTTCTGGAAATTCCTCGATCTCTTGCTCCCTACCTGAAAGTTGTTGCAATTGAAGCACCTTTGTTGCTTGGTTTTTATCTGATTTATTCTCTTTCATCTTCTTAACTACATTTATGTGGCAAGAATGAAATCTTTGTTAGTATTTTCTGCTAAAATAGTTTCTTATATAGTAGCAGGTCCTTGTATggaaaaagttttctttttcactttaagATAAAGATTCCCAAAACCATTGTGAGGCTGTGGTGTATCCATGGCATCTCAAAGGAAGGATGAGATCAAGGCTGCTTTCTTACCATTAATGTAATAGAAGTATCTATTTCAATGAAGGTTGTGGAGAGTTGTTGTCAAGATAGGCTGTAGGAAGTTTCTAACTTTGTCTGATAGAAATGTTGTCTATGGTGGCCATATTCATTGtatgattttcttttatgaCAAAGAGATCACTGAGaactatgtatttatttattaatttaatagatTTGGTATCATATAATTGCAGAGTACAAGCAAATCAACGTGCAGGTCGAGCAGGAAGAACACGTCCAGGGAAGTGCTATCGGCTATACCCTTCCACAGTTTACCATGATGATTTCCTGGATGTAACAGTTCCTGAAATACAGCGATCTTCCCTTGCTGGAACTGTTCTTTATTTGAAATCATTGGACCTCGCTGATATTGATATcctcaaatttgattttcttgattCCCCTTCATGTAAGAAGGCATTTATCTATGAAGATTTTGTCTCCTTGGCGTACAATTTTAGATTCCTGGATGGTTTTAAAACATGTTGTTGGCTTTGTTGCAGCTGAGTCTTTAGAAGATGCTTTGAAGCAATTATATCTCATTGATGCTATCGATGAAAATGGATTGATCACAAAAGTTGGGCGAACAATGGCTGGTATTGGATCTGCATCCCCCTATTGCATAATATGTCTGTGGTAGCTTCATGTTGCCACCATTTCAAATTATACCTgattttttgaaggaatttatttatatgtataacatCTATTCTCAGGCCATATTTCTTCTCgtatattttgtttatgttggaAATCATTTCAATATAAAGATGAATATTCTGTGGGTGCACTGAGTATCTGTGTTAATTCTATGTAGAGCTTCCGCTAGAACCTTCGCTCTCCAGGACCTTAATGGCAGCAAATGAATATGGTTGCTTATCCCAGGCTTTGACTGTTGCTGCTATGTTGTCTGCAGAAACCACATTGCTTCCTGGTCGAAGGTTAACACATAAATGTCTCTTATAAGCAAATTCCTTGAATGTCATAAACCACAATAATAAGATTTTGTTTTCTGAATTAACCTTCAGTTATATCCTTAATATTTCATTAACAGTTTTATACACATGAAATTTCTTGGTCTTCTAGGAAATTTGCTTTTGAGATAATAATAGCTTTATATCCTCTTGCAGCAAGAATACTGAGAAGAAGAGGAAACATAATCATGTGGACCTTCCTGATGGATCTGGCTGGGGGGATCATATCCAGTTGCTACAGATCTTTGAATGCTGGCATCGAACTAACTATGATATTGATTGGTGCAAGGATAATGGCTTGCAGgtggtttttatattttgggttaATGATATAGTTGGGACAAAATCGTGTCACAGGTGTCATATCAAGTATCAACTATTAAGGACTGAGGAATGAAGTGACATAGATATTCCTTAGGGAGTGTTTGTTGTCTCTCAACATGCAATCATTTGTTTAGTTGCTTTTTTCATTCTGTGGCCTACTGGGCTGTTTTTGCATGCCTTTTATTCATCTCTAACAGTACCTTGATTTCTTGTCATGAGAAGAAGGGCATCCCTTCAACTTCCATGTATTAGACTAACATATGTTCTTCCCTGTTATGAACTTATGGAAcaagataatataatatttctgAAACTTTCTTACCCATTGTAGGTTAGAGGGATGAAGTTTGTCAAGGATGTTCGGAAACAGTTATCTCAGATAATGCAGAAAATAGCAAAAGGTAAGTAATCTGAAATAATTAGGGAGCACTATTACAATGTGGCAGTTGGAGCACAGCATCAGCATAAACTGTAAAATAAGGAAATATATTCAACCTTTATTTATTTCAGATCTGTCTTCTTATTTGCTATTTTCCTCCAATATGTGTCTCTATGATGTTATTGTTAATCTTATTTCTGAAAAACAGGGCCATTAGATGTAGAGACAAGCAGAAGATGGGAAGAAAGCCAACACAATTATCTCAATTTGAGGAAGGCTTTGTGCACAGGGTATGCTAATCAGCTAGCTGAGAGAATGGTGTATCACAATGGTTATCGAACATTGGGCTTTAAACCCCAAGTGGTACAGGTATTCACTTTAAAGTTCAATCTGTGTTTCCCATATCATATTTAGATGATGGTTTATCAGAAAACCGACTAACGTTTCAACTTTTCAAAcaatcaaattatattatatgcccTATACTAATGACTTTCAAAAAGTTTAATTTAAGTAGGAATAAAATTGTTGCCATGTGTCTTTCACTAAAACAGGTTAAAACCCTTAACTAGGTATTCATTTGATCCTTTTTGAATCTTGAGCCTCAAACCCTATGCATTTTTTAAGTTGAATATTTccgtttctttttttcattgatCCATGCCTGTGTTGTGTCTTGTGTATAGGATTTTTTCCATAAGGCAAAGacctgtttattattattattttttttttctcaatcaaataatcttaagtttttcttttttaaaattaggtGCACCCATCCAGTGTACTGAAACCAGATGATGATGGAAAACTTCCAGAGTATGTTTTGTATCATGAGCTCATTGCAACCTCACGCCCATACTTGCGATCCGTTTGTTCTGTTGATATTAAATGGGTGACACCTATTATAGAGAAGGTTAATAAACTAAATGTCATCAAACTGAGGTAATTCACTTCCCTTTCAAGCAATTTACAGAGAGAGATATtgtttgtaatttaagtttgaaCATGAATATTGATAAGCTTGATCTTTTGCTTCTGTGCAGTGGAGGGATAAATCATATTGAAGAGGGAACTGAGGGAATTAATTCAAACTTGCCAAAGAAAGAGGTCGTTGTTGCTGGGGTTCCTGATAAGCCTGACGATAGAATACAAGCAGCTAGGGAACGATTTCTTGCTCGTAAGGGAAAGAAATGAGCTTAGTCATCATTTTTCTACTGGCTTAGGTATACCGACTTAACTGCTGGTTTCAACCAGTTCTATTTGTGGGGAGTGAGCATATGAAGCTTGTCAGGAAGGAAGAAAGCTGGTAAGAGCTTTCACTTATGAGGCTTTCGAGATTTATCTTTTATGGATCTCATTATTGAGCCCAACTCCTTTCATTTCAGTGTCAACCATGCTTATAGATCTACAATACGAGGTTAGTTGGAAGACTTGAATCCTGGGCATCAATTGTTAAGGTTCCGACCCCAGCACTGCCATAGTTTTTATAAATCGTCCCCTCAACTGGACTGATACTTTTCGTCCCCTTCCTCATTTCTTCCAGTTTCGGTGTTTCACCTCACTTCcccaaacaaaaatgaaaaagtagGTCGCAGCATTCCTTCTGTAAGGCTAGGTTTCTGTGTTATTGTGCTCGGTTAGCAACTTAAAATGACGGTTAATCTATGAtctgattttttcttttacattaggacccaaaaataaaaaaataaaaaaaaaaaagaaaaaaaaaatgtaagaattAGAACACCAGTGGATAGGTTAGGAAATAATTGCTTATATTTGATGGTTTTTATAATTTAGGATTTCCAGTTCGGGATATCATCAAGAAGATGAGAAAAAGGAATCGACCTTGTTTGCATAGGGATACGGTGATACAACTTTGTTATCTTTTTGTCTCGAGGGGAAGATTTTATTAAACGACGTGAAGTAGCTAGGTCATCCAAAGGATAGAAATTTTCATATCCTAACGAGGGGCGGGACATTAGCACTCCCATGAATGGGAAGCTTCGTCATAGGATAGAGGAATGGCGAAGATGGGACCCTTTCAATGTCTCTGTGGGTGGACTTGCTGGTTAGCCTGCGTCAAATCTATGCACAATGTCAGTCTCACAGTTGGGAATTCTATCTCTTTTAACTTGTGCATGCCTTTAATAAATGATTTATTGGGCTACACTTTTATCATTGACTGCATAAAAGTAGGGTTAgcaaatcatataatttaaattatttttttatttttgttttttaattttaaaaatctagtaAAAGAAGGTAAATTCTTCGATAgaaactaattaaattcttataagttgttcaaaaaatattgaatttttttaaaataattgaaaatttttatgcttttttttattcctaGTTAATTTTATATCACATTAATATCTACTATTATAATACCATAAAAGCGAGGTAGataatctattatataaaaactATATCTATAAGTAAATTAAAAGGCGTATATTTTATGCATAacaaagttattatttatttcagccaaaaaaaaaaaaaaaaaggaagaagaaaaaaattattcaaccgGCTTAACGAactaactaattaattattattattattatttttaacatatagCAATCACAAGTATTCTAATgacatgtaaaattttattaacgGAAAAGCAAAATGGCTAGTCGTGTTAGTGGAGGTCCTTGGCCATGAAAAAACCAGTCTGGATCAGATCCTATGAAGTTATCATATCTATTAAATCCAATCCAGACTCTGCTTTTCAAGAACTTGATGCTGGGTTCTTCCAAATAACAGTCAAGTAGTATATGCTCTCAATGACTTCTTAACATAgagaaaattatggtaaaaaaaatggtagcaaattacttttcaaacataaatttaaagctaaaaaaagattttcctacttaaattagaaattttcatatttaatgtTGAACAGGAATTGATTTtacattatttcttttaatcttCACAtagctttttaaatttaagtcGATTCTTatcaaacataaaaaaacttattactaaaaatgtgagaacaaataaataaataaataaatatatacgtgCCACCAAATCACCAACCAACCCAAAGCGAAGCGAAAAGGTACAACAACTCTTTAGACCAGAACTACCATGAGATGCAACACCTAACACCATGGTTGGTTTTGAGCACTGCCTCTGAATAGAGAATAGTCCATTCATCACCATTTCCAGTCCTTCTTGCTATTTATACAAACACCCATTGCACGTAAAGAGCgccaaaaacacacacacacacgaagACTGGGAAGTAGTAGAAACTGAAAGAGGGGGATAATGGGGAGCTCAGCAGTGGCACTGGACGACATATCCTCCGTCGACATAATGAGCGAACTCCTCCGCCGCTTCAAGTGCTCCTCAAAGCCCGAGAAACGTCTCATTCTCGTTGGtattttcgttttttatttCATGGGATAAGAGTGGCAATTTGCTTCTTTATTTTGATCATATATGGATGTGTTTGATTTGGTTGTCTTTCTTCCTGATTGGCAATTTGTTGTTCACTGTGGAGTTTATTATACATGAAACTATAATTTTAGAAGGAAACTGAATTTGGACAATGTTCCATTCAACTTATCTTATACAGAAGCAAAGGTTTTGATATGCCAAAAAATTTTGAACCAAAATCACCTGTTATACATTTTGAGGCTTAAGCCAAAGGCTTTATTTGATTCTTAATTACATTAGATGAATGGCAGGCCCACCGGGATCTGGAAAAGGTACACAATCACCCATTATAAAGGAGGACTACTGCTTGTGCCACTTGGCCACTGGTGATATGCTAAGAGCTGCTGTTGCTGCTGAAACCCCTCTTGGCATTAAGGCTAAAGAAGCCATGAATAAGGTAACTATTCCCATTTCATTTcttcatataaatttttcattgaaCTTCAAGTTTTGTCACTTTACTTTGAGGCTTAGTTTCATGG is a genomic window containing:
- the LOC107428387 gene encoding probable pre-mRNA-splicing factor ATP-dependent RNA helicase DEAH4 — translated: MANLPIVQFEEKILETVEQHPVVVLIGETGSGKSTQLSQMLHRRGYTKSGIIGVTQPRRVAAVSVARRVAQELDVPLGEEVGYAIRFEDRTSERTRIKYLTDGVMLRESLANPELNEYSVIILDEAHERSLNTDILLGLMKRLVKRPASNLKVLITSATLDGDKVSKFFSNCPVMTVPGKLYPVEILYSKERPKSYLETSLKTALDIHIKEPEGDVLIFMTGQDDIEKLVSKLEEKIRSLEEGSCMDAIILPLHGSLPPEMQVRVFSPPPPNCRRIIVATNIAETSLTVDGVVYVIDSGYVKQRQYNPSTGMYSLDVVQISKVQANQRAGRAGRTRPGKCYRLYPSTVYHDDFLDVTVPEIQRSSLAGTVLYLKSLDLADIDILKFDFLDSPSSESLEDALKQLYLIDAIDENGLITKVGRTMAELPLEPSLSRTLMAANEYGCLSQALTVAAMLSAETTLLPGRSKNTEKKRKHNHVDLPDGSGWGDHIQLLQIFECWHRTNYDIDWCKDNGLQVRGMKFVKDVRKQLSQIMQKIAKGPLDVETSRRWEESQHNYLNLRKALCTGYANQLAERMVYHNGYRTLGFKPQVVQVHPSSVLKPDDDGKLPEYVLYHELIATSRPYLRSVCSVDIKWVTPIIEKVNKLNVIKLSGGINHIEEGTEGINSNLPKKEVVVAGVPDKPDDRIQAARERFLARKGKK